A single window of Mugil cephalus isolate CIBA_MC_2020 chromosome 1, CIBA_Mcephalus_1.1, whole genome shotgun sequence DNA harbors:
- the kdm5bb gene encoding lysine-specific demethylase 5B-B isoform X1: MSQPRPDEFKPPPECPVFEPSWEEFRDPFAFINKIRPIAEKTGICKVRPPPGWQPPFACDVDRLHFVPRIQRLNELEAQTRVKLNFLDQIAKFWDLQGCALKIPHVERKILDLYKLNKLVAEEGGFDIVCRDRRWTKIALQMGFAPGKAVGSHLRGHYERILYPYNLFQTGANLLAPDPASKLMRLEADPEFEKCVQKPVQPAENLGSKESADTKEQILQDQTKRPPAQMPDICPSARRAKRMKCEAVCVKTEPGEPGESKPNLRRRMGSFVVKSEPGQTEETLLNYEKEIPVLVKQELVESKELIIEADKLKSRYKKLFPPVAPSPVDLVVCLVCGSGGDEDRLLLCDGCDDSYHTFCLIPPLHDVPKGDWRCPRCLAQECSKPHEAFGFEQAYRDYSLRAFGQMADAFKSDYFNMPVHMVPTELVEKEFWRLVGAIEEDVTVEYGADIASKEFGSGFPIPNGKFKVSPADEKYLKCGWNLNNLAMMKPSVLTHVTADICGMTLPWLYVGMCFSSFCWHIEDHWSYSINYLHWGEPKTWYGAPGFAAEQLEEVMRKLAPELFESQPDLLHQLVTIMNPNTLMAHGVPIYRTNQCAGEFVITFPRAYHSGFNQGFNFAEAVNFCTVDWMPLGRQCVDHYRMLHRYNVFSHDEMVCNMASKADTLNMVLASAVHKDMLIMIRDEQELREKVKKMGVLHCREAKYDHLQDDERQCAKCRTTCYLSAITCPCSPGVLVCLHHINDLCSCPVTNYTLNYRYTLDDLFPMMNAVKQRAKLYDEWASRVTETLEAKLEKKKGLPVFRSLLAESESNLFPDNDLLRRLRLVTQDAEKCSSVAQQLLNGKRQTRNRYGSVKSRSQLTVEELSSFVRQLYNLSCSLPQAPMLKELLNRIEDFQQHSEKVLADEVPSVAEIQSLLDISFDFDVDLPELPRLRVRLEQARWLEGVQQASAQPATLTLETMRRLIDQGVGLAPHSSVEKAMARLQEQLTMSEHWEDKASSLLKARPPHSIETLSAAAEKASSIPAHLPNCLLLKDTIRKAQEWLQEAEELQATGCIPLVEHLSDMVLRGQAIQVHLEPLDRLESLMGDVKEWKESAAAAFLQKDSTLTLLEVLCPRCEVGSPGSPKRKAKKGKESPKATKKKTPRLNTLSDVEKVLSETKDSTSAMATLEELRVREMEAFSNLRAANESKLLPTADCMDLRVCFCQKAPMGAMLQCELCRDAFHSVCVRDPSDSCETQPWLCPQCQLSEKPPLSKVLSLLASLRRIGVRLPEGDALQYLVERTVNWQQRAQEITQVCLPELEERPGTPPTLTHWVSGSDNAHGDTQAPCLTPEWNRTSHAQTVFYTEQRCIPLQGLSHQLEELMVEGLLLQVSLPEVQSLYHVLLDRASSQHTNRCTSPSQEKPTDCDKHTPFNSQGTNLPLNQDEASDARETVIGSEKKAKRHLEREGLDAERRGKDKKHSHKRQKINKKNRQRRPTSTSSSPRSDFSQSDDSGEEMAVCPAETCLLPEGDEVDWVQCDGSCNQWFHQVCVGVTAETAEKEDYICVTCTLNDGHMRK; encoded by the exons ATGAGTCAACCGCGGCCGGATGAGTTCAAGCCTCCCCCGGAGTGCCCGGTCTTCGAGCCCAGCTGGGAAGAATTCAGAGATCCCTTTGCTTTCATCAACAAGATCCGTCCCATCGCCGAAAAGACGGGCATTTGCAAAGTCCGTCCTCCTCCG GGTTGGCAGCCTCCTTTCGCCTGCGATGTCGACAGACTTCACTTTGTTCCTCGGATCCAGAGGCTCAATGAACTTGAG GCCCAGACCAGAGTCAAGCTCAACTTCTTGGACCAGATTGCCAAATTTTGGGATTTGCAGGGATGTGCTTTGAAGATTCCCCACGTGGAGAGGAAGATTTTGGATCTATATAAGCTAAATAAG CTGGTGGCAGAGGAGGGTGGATTTGACATTGTCTGCCGGGACAGGCGATGGACTAAGATTGCACTACAAATGGGCTTCGCTCCTGGCAAAGCCGTCGGCTCACACCTGCGAGGGCATTACGAGAGAATCCTCTATCCCTACAATCTGTTTCAGACCGGAGCGAACCTGCTG GCACCAGATCCAGCTTCCAAACTGATGCGTTTGGAGGCTGATCCTGAATTTGAAAAG TGTGTTCAGAAGCCCGTCCAGCCAGCGGAGAACCTGGGGAGCAAGGAGAGCGCAGACACCAAGGAGCAGATTCTGCAGGATCAAACTAAGAGGCCGCCCGCCCAGATGCCTGACATTTGCCCCAGCGCTCGCAGGGCCAAGCGCATGAAGTGTGAG GCCGTCTGTGTGAAGACTGAACCAGGTGAGCCAGGCGAGAGCAAGCCGAACCTGAGGCGGAGGATGGGTTCTTTCGTCGTCAAGTCAGAGCCAGGTCAGACTGAAGAAACTCTGCTGAATTATG AAAAAGAGATTCCCGTTCTGGTTAAACAGGAGCTTGTTGAAAGTAAGGAACTTATAATTGAAGCTGACAAACTGAAATCGCGGTACAAGAAACTCTTCCCTCCGGTCGCTCCGAGCCCC GTGGACCTGGTTGTGTGTCTGGTGTGCGGCAGTGGGGGAGACGAAGACCGTCTGTTGCTGTGTGACGGCTGTGACGACAGCTACCACACCTTCTGTCTGATTCCTCCCCTGCACGACGTCCCTAAAGGAGACTGGAGGTGCCCCAGGTGCCTGGCTCAG GAATGCAGCAAACCTCACGAGGCGTTCGGGTTTGAACAAGCATACAGGGACTATTCCCTGCGTGCGTTTGGGCAAATGGCAGATGCGTTCAAATCTGATTACTTCAACATGCCAGTTCAT ATGGTACCTACGGAGCTGGTGGAGAAGGAGTTCTGGCGTTTGGTCGGAGCCATCGAAGAGGACGTCACGGTGGAATATGGGGCCGACATCGCTTCAAAGGAGTTTGGGAGCGGATTTCCGATCCCCAATGGAAAATTTAAGGTTTCCCCAGCAGATGAG AAGTACCTCAAATGTGGCTGGAACCTCAACAACCTGGCGATGATGAAGCCGTCTGTCCTGACTCACGTAACAGCCGACATCTGTGGGATGACGCTGCCGTGGCTTTATGTTGGCATgtgcttctcctccttctgctggCACATTGAGGATCACTGGAGCTACTCCATCAACTACCTGCACTG GGGGGAACCAAAAACCTGGTATGGAGCTCCTGGTTTTGCTGCAGAACAACTGGAGGAAGTGATGAGGAAACTGGCCCCGGAGCTGTTTGAGTCTCAGCCCGACCTACTACACCAGCTGGTCACCATCATGAACCCCAACACCCTAATGGCCCACGGAGTCCCA ATTTACAGAACGAACCAGTGTGCTGGAGAGTTCGTCATCACGTTTCCTCGGGCTTATCACAGCGGCTTCAATCAGGGCTTTAATTTCGCTGAGGCGGTCAACTTCTGCACTGTGGACTGG ATGCCTCTCGGCAGACAGTGCGTTGACCACTATCGTATGCTGCATCGGTACAACGTGTTCTCCCATGACGAGATGGTTTGCAACATGGCCTCAAAGGCAGACACGCTCAACATGGTCCTGGCCTCGGCCGTTCACAAGGACATGCTCATCATGATCCGGGACGAGCAGGAACTGAGGGAGAAAGTTAAGAAAATG GGGGTGTTACACTGCAGAGAAGCAAAATACGATCACCTCCAGGATGACGAGCGGCAGTGTGCCAAGTGCAGGACCACCTGCTACCTGTCGGCAATCACCTGTCCCTGTAGCCCAGGAGTCCTCGTCTGTCTGCACCACATCAATGACCTCTGCTCCTGCCCCGTCACCAACTACACACTGAA ttacagatacacactgGACGACCTGTTCCCCATGATGAATGCTGTGAAGCAGAGAGCCAAGCTGTATGATGAATGGGCCTCTCGTGTGACGGAGACTCTCGAGGCTaaactggagaagaagaaag GCCTGCCAGTCTTTCGCTCCCTTCTCGCTGAATCAGAGTCCAATCTGTTCCCTGACAACGACCTGCTGCGTCGGCTTCGTCTGGTCACACAAGATGCAGAGAAATGCTCCTCTGTGGCACAGCAGCTATTGAACGGCAAGAGGCAGACCAG GAACCGGTATGGTAGTGTGAAGTCACGGAGCCAGctgacagtggaggagctgagtTCGTTTGTGAGGCAGCTCTATAACCTCTCCTGTAGTCTTCCTCAGGCGCCCATGTTGAAG GAACTCTTGAATCGCATTGAAGACTTCCAGCAGCACAGTGAGAAGGTCCTGGCAGATGAAGTTCCCAGCGTGGCTGAGATCCAGAGCCTGTTAGACATCAGCTTTGACTTTGACGTGGACCTGCCGGAGCTGCCTCGCCTGAGAGTGAGACTGGAACAGGCCCGGTGGCTGGAGGGGGTGCAGCAGGCCAGCGCTCAGCCCGCCACGCTGACCCTGGAGACCATGAGGAGGCTGATCGACCAGGGAGTGGGTCTGGCACCTCATTCGTCGGTGGAGAAAGCCATGGCACGCCTTCAGGAGCAGCTCACTATGTCCGAGCACTGGGAGGACAAGGCGAGCAGCCTTCTGAAAGCCAG ACCCCCACACTCCATTGAGACtctcagtgctgctgctgagaagGCGTCCAGCATCCCTGCTCACCTCCCAAACTGTCTCCTCCTGAAAGACACCATCAGAAAAGCCCAGGAGTGGCTTCAGGAAGCTGAGGAGCTTCAG GCCACTGGTTGCATCCCGCTGGTGGAACACCTCTCTGACATGGTGTTACGAGGACAAGCCATTCAAGTCCACCTCGAGCCTTTAGACAGGCTGGAGTCTTTAATGGGGGACGTGAAGGAGTGGAAAGAATCTGCAGCGGCAGCTTTCCTCCAGAAAGACTCAACGCTTACCTTACTGGAG GTTCTGTGTCCAAGATGTGAAGTTGGAAGCCCGGGTTCCCCGAAGAGGAAGGCCAAGAAAGGGAAGGAATCACCTAAAGCTACCAAGAAGAAAACGCCCAGGCTCAACACTCTCAGCGATGTGGAAAAAGTGCTATCGGAGACCAAGGATTCTACCTCTGCA ATGGCAACTCTGGAGGAGCTGCGTGTGAGGGAGATGGAGGCTTTCTCTAATCTCAGGGCAGCAAACGAGTCAAAGCTCCTTCCCACAGCAGACTGCATGGACCTGAGGGTGTGTTTCTGTCAGAAGGCGCCGATGGGTGCGATGCTGCAGTGCGAGCTCTGCAGGGACGCTTTCCACAGCGTGTGCGTCAGGGACCCATCGGACTCCTGTGAGACACAGCCGTGGCTCTGTCCACAGTGCCAGCTGTCAGAAAAGCCCCCGTTAAGCAAAGTCCTCTCGCTGCTGGCGTCCCTGCGGCGCATAGGGGTGCGTTTGCCAGAGGGCGACGCGCTGCAATATCTGGTTGAGAGGACGGTTAACTGGCAGCAGCGTGCGCAGGAGATTACACAGGTGTGTCTACCTGAACTAGAAGAGAGGCCGGGGACCCCTCCCACACTAACCCACTGGGTATCAGGCAGCGACAACGCACACGGCGACACTCAG GCTCCATGTTTGACTCCAGAGTGGAACAGGACAAGCCATGCTCAGACGGTCTTCTACACCGAGCAGAGATGCATACCGCTGCAGG GCTTAAGCCaccagctggaggagctgatggTGGAGGGGCTCCTGCTGCAGGTGTCTCTGCCAGAAGTCCAGAGCCTCTACCACGTTTTACTGGACCGAGCCAGCAGccagcacacaaacagatgcacGTCACCATCGCAGGAAAAGCCCACAGACTGTGACAAACACACGCCGTTCAACTCTCAGGGAACAAATCTGCCACTGAACCAG GATGAAGCCAGCGACGCGAGGGAGACCGTGATCGGCTCAGAGAAGAAAGCAAAGAGGCATCTGGAGAGGGAAGGTTTAGATGCGGAGCGCAGGGggaaggacaaaaaacactCTCACAAACGacagaagataaataaaaagaaccGGCAGCGCAGGCCGACCTCCACATCGTCCTCCCCGCGCTCAGATTTCTCCCAGTCCGACGACTCTGGCGAGGAGATGGCCGTGTGTCCAGCAGAGACGTGTCTGCTGCCGGAAGGAGACGAG GTGGATTGGGTCCAGTGTGACGGCAGCTGCAACCAGTGGTTTCACCAGGTCTGCGTCGGCGTCACGGCGGAGACGGCCGAGAAGGAGGACTACATTTGTGTCACATGTACACTGAACGACGGACACATGAGAAAATGA
- the kdm5bb gene encoding lysine-specific demethylase 5B-B isoform X2 → MSQPRPDEFKPPPECPVFEPSWEEFRDPFAFINKIRPIAEKTGICKVRPPPGWQPPFACDVDRLHFVPRIQRLNELEAQTRVKLNFLDQIAKFWDLQGCALKIPHVERKILDLYKLNKLVAEEGGFDIVCRDRRWTKIALQMGFAPGKAVGSHLRGHYERILYPYNLFQTGANLLAPDPASKLMRLEADPEFEKCVQKPVQPAENLGSKESADTKEQILQDQTKRPPAQMPDICPSARRAKRMKCEAVCVKTEPGEPGESKPNLRRRMGSFVVKSEPEKEIPVLVKQELVESKELIIEADKLKSRYKKLFPPVAPSPVDLVVCLVCGSGGDEDRLLLCDGCDDSYHTFCLIPPLHDVPKGDWRCPRCLAQECSKPHEAFGFEQAYRDYSLRAFGQMADAFKSDYFNMPVHMVPTELVEKEFWRLVGAIEEDVTVEYGADIASKEFGSGFPIPNGKFKVSPADEKYLKCGWNLNNLAMMKPSVLTHVTADICGMTLPWLYVGMCFSSFCWHIEDHWSYSINYLHWGEPKTWYGAPGFAAEQLEEVMRKLAPELFESQPDLLHQLVTIMNPNTLMAHGVPIYRTNQCAGEFVITFPRAYHSGFNQGFNFAEAVNFCTVDWMPLGRQCVDHYRMLHRYNVFSHDEMVCNMASKADTLNMVLASAVHKDMLIMIRDEQELREKVKKMGVLHCREAKYDHLQDDERQCAKCRTTCYLSAITCPCSPGVLVCLHHINDLCSCPVTNYTLNYRYTLDDLFPMMNAVKQRAKLYDEWASRVTETLEAKLEKKKGLPVFRSLLAESESNLFPDNDLLRRLRLVTQDAEKCSSVAQQLLNGKRQTRNRYGSVKSRSQLTVEELSSFVRQLYNLSCSLPQAPMLKELLNRIEDFQQHSEKVLADEVPSVAEIQSLLDISFDFDVDLPELPRLRVRLEQARWLEGVQQASAQPATLTLETMRRLIDQGVGLAPHSSVEKAMARLQEQLTMSEHWEDKASSLLKARPPHSIETLSAAAEKASSIPAHLPNCLLLKDTIRKAQEWLQEAEELQATGCIPLVEHLSDMVLRGQAIQVHLEPLDRLESLMGDVKEWKESAAAAFLQKDSTLTLLEVLCPRCEVGSPGSPKRKAKKGKESPKATKKKTPRLNTLSDVEKVLSETKDSTSAMATLEELRVREMEAFSNLRAANESKLLPTADCMDLRVCFCQKAPMGAMLQCELCRDAFHSVCVRDPSDSCETQPWLCPQCQLSEKPPLSKVLSLLASLRRIGVRLPEGDALQYLVERTVNWQQRAQEITQVCLPELEERPGTPPTLTHWVSGSDNAHGDTQAPCLTPEWNRTSHAQTVFYTEQRCIPLQGLSHQLEELMVEGLLLQVSLPEVQSLYHVLLDRASSQHTNRCTSPSQEKPTDCDKHTPFNSQGTNLPLNQDEASDARETVIGSEKKAKRHLEREGLDAERRGKDKKHSHKRQKINKKNRQRRPTSTSSSPRSDFSQSDDSGEEMAVCPAETCLLPEGDEVDWVQCDGSCNQWFHQVCVGVTAETAEKEDYICVTCTLNDGHMRK, encoded by the exons ATGAGTCAACCGCGGCCGGATGAGTTCAAGCCTCCCCCGGAGTGCCCGGTCTTCGAGCCCAGCTGGGAAGAATTCAGAGATCCCTTTGCTTTCATCAACAAGATCCGTCCCATCGCCGAAAAGACGGGCATTTGCAAAGTCCGTCCTCCTCCG GGTTGGCAGCCTCCTTTCGCCTGCGATGTCGACAGACTTCACTTTGTTCCTCGGATCCAGAGGCTCAATGAACTTGAG GCCCAGACCAGAGTCAAGCTCAACTTCTTGGACCAGATTGCCAAATTTTGGGATTTGCAGGGATGTGCTTTGAAGATTCCCCACGTGGAGAGGAAGATTTTGGATCTATATAAGCTAAATAAG CTGGTGGCAGAGGAGGGTGGATTTGACATTGTCTGCCGGGACAGGCGATGGACTAAGATTGCACTACAAATGGGCTTCGCTCCTGGCAAAGCCGTCGGCTCACACCTGCGAGGGCATTACGAGAGAATCCTCTATCCCTACAATCTGTTTCAGACCGGAGCGAACCTGCTG GCACCAGATCCAGCTTCCAAACTGATGCGTTTGGAGGCTGATCCTGAATTTGAAAAG TGTGTTCAGAAGCCCGTCCAGCCAGCGGAGAACCTGGGGAGCAAGGAGAGCGCAGACACCAAGGAGCAGATTCTGCAGGATCAAACTAAGAGGCCGCCCGCCCAGATGCCTGACATTTGCCCCAGCGCTCGCAGGGCCAAGCGCATGAAGTGTGAG GCCGTCTGTGTGAAGACTGAACCAGGTGAGCCAGGCGAGAGCAAGCCGAACCTGAGGCGGAGGATGGGTTCTTTCGTCGTCAAGTCAGAGCCAG AAAAAGAGATTCCCGTTCTGGTTAAACAGGAGCTTGTTGAAAGTAAGGAACTTATAATTGAAGCTGACAAACTGAAATCGCGGTACAAGAAACTCTTCCCTCCGGTCGCTCCGAGCCCC GTGGACCTGGTTGTGTGTCTGGTGTGCGGCAGTGGGGGAGACGAAGACCGTCTGTTGCTGTGTGACGGCTGTGACGACAGCTACCACACCTTCTGTCTGATTCCTCCCCTGCACGACGTCCCTAAAGGAGACTGGAGGTGCCCCAGGTGCCTGGCTCAG GAATGCAGCAAACCTCACGAGGCGTTCGGGTTTGAACAAGCATACAGGGACTATTCCCTGCGTGCGTTTGGGCAAATGGCAGATGCGTTCAAATCTGATTACTTCAACATGCCAGTTCAT ATGGTACCTACGGAGCTGGTGGAGAAGGAGTTCTGGCGTTTGGTCGGAGCCATCGAAGAGGACGTCACGGTGGAATATGGGGCCGACATCGCTTCAAAGGAGTTTGGGAGCGGATTTCCGATCCCCAATGGAAAATTTAAGGTTTCCCCAGCAGATGAG AAGTACCTCAAATGTGGCTGGAACCTCAACAACCTGGCGATGATGAAGCCGTCTGTCCTGACTCACGTAACAGCCGACATCTGTGGGATGACGCTGCCGTGGCTTTATGTTGGCATgtgcttctcctccttctgctggCACATTGAGGATCACTGGAGCTACTCCATCAACTACCTGCACTG GGGGGAACCAAAAACCTGGTATGGAGCTCCTGGTTTTGCTGCAGAACAACTGGAGGAAGTGATGAGGAAACTGGCCCCGGAGCTGTTTGAGTCTCAGCCCGACCTACTACACCAGCTGGTCACCATCATGAACCCCAACACCCTAATGGCCCACGGAGTCCCA ATTTACAGAACGAACCAGTGTGCTGGAGAGTTCGTCATCACGTTTCCTCGGGCTTATCACAGCGGCTTCAATCAGGGCTTTAATTTCGCTGAGGCGGTCAACTTCTGCACTGTGGACTGG ATGCCTCTCGGCAGACAGTGCGTTGACCACTATCGTATGCTGCATCGGTACAACGTGTTCTCCCATGACGAGATGGTTTGCAACATGGCCTCAAAGGCAGACACGCTCAACATGGTCCTGGCCTCGGCCGTTCACAAGGACATGCTCATCATGATCCGGGACGAGCAGGAACTGAGGGAGAAAGTTAAGAAAATG GGGGTGTTACACTGCAGAGAAGCAAAATACGATCACCTCCAGGATGACGAGCGGCAGTGTGCCAAGTGCAGGACCACCTGCTACCTGTCGGCAATCACCTGTCCCTGTAGCCCAGGAGTCCTCGTCTGTCTGCACCACATCAATGACCTCTGCTCCTGCCCCGTCACCAACTACACACTGAA ttacagatacacactgGACGACCTGTTCCCCATGATGAATGCTGTGAAGCAGAGAGCCAAGCTGTATGATGAATGGGCCTCTCGTGTGACGGAGACTCTCGAGGCTaaactggagaagaagaaag GCCTGCCAGTCTTTCGCTCCCTTCTCGCTGAATCAGAGTCCAATCTGTTCCCTGACAACGACCTGCTGCGTCGGCTTCGTCTGGTCACACAAGATGCAGAGAAATGCTCCTCTGTGGCACAGCAGCTATTGAACGGCAAGAGGCAGACCAG GAACCGGTATGGTAGTGTGAAGTCACGGAGCCAGctgacagtggaggagctgagtTCGTTTGTGAGGCAGCTCTATAACCTCTCCTGTAGTCTTCCTCAGGCGCCCATGTTGAAG GAACTCTTGAATCGCATTGAAGACTTCCAGCAGCACAGTGAGAAGGTCCTGGCAGATGAAGTTCCCAGCGTGGCTGAGATCCAGAGCCTGTTAGACATCAGCTTTGACTTTGACGTGGACCTGCCGGAGCTGCCTCGCCTGAGAGTGAGACTGGAACAGGCCCGGTGGCTGGAGGGGGTGCAGCAGGCCAGCGCTCAGCCCGCCACGCTGACCCTGGAGACCATGAGGAGGCTGATCGACCAGGGAGTGGGTCTGGCACCTCATTCGTCGGTGGAGAAAGCCATGGCACGCCTTCAGGAGCAGCTCACTATGTCCGAGCACTGGGAGGACAAGGCGAGCAGCCTTCTGAAAGCCAG ACCCCCACACTCCATTGAGACtctcagtgctgctgctgagaagGCGTCCAGCATCCCTGCTCACCTCCCAAACTGTCTCCTCCTGAAAGACACCATCAGAAAAGCCCAGGAGTGGCTTCAGGAAGCTGAGGAGCTTCAG GCCACTGGTTGCATCCCGCTGGTGGAACACCTCTCTGACATGGTGTTACGAGGACAAGCCATTCAAGTCCACCTCGAGCCTTTAGACAGGCTGGAGTCTTTAATGGGGGACGTGAAGGAGTGGAAAGAATCTGCAGCGGCAGCTTTCCTCCAGAAAGACTCAACGCTTACCTTACTGGAG GTTCTGTGTCCAAGATGTGAAGTTGGAAGCCCGGGTTCCCCGAAGAGGAAGGCCAAGAAAGGGAAGGAATCACCTAAAGCTACCAAGAAGAAAACGCCCAGGCTCAACACTCTCAGCGATGTGGAAAAAGTGCTATCGGAGACCAAGGATTCTACCTCTGCA ATGGCAACTCTGGAGGAGCTGCGTGTGAGGGAGATGGAGGCTTTCTCTAATCTCAGGGCAGCAAACGAGTCAAAGCTCCTTCCCACAGCAGACTGCATGGACCTGAGGGTGTGTTTCTGTCAGAAGGCGCCGATGGGTGCGATGCTGCAGTGCGAGCTCTGCAGGGACGCTTTCCACAGCGTGTGCGTCAGGGACCCATCGGACTCCTGTGAGACACAGCCGTGGCTCTGTCCACAGTGCCAGCTGTCAGAAAAGCCCCCGTTAAGCAAAGTCCTCTCGCTGCTGGCGTCCCTGCGGCGCATAGGGGTGCGTTTGCCAGAGGGCGACGCGCTGCAATATCTGGTTGAGAGGACGGTTAACTGGCAGCAGCGTGCGCAGGAGATTACACAGGTGTGTCTACCTGAACTAGAAGAGAGGCCGGGGACCCCTCCCACACTAACCCACTGGGTATCAGGCAGCGACAACGCACACGGCGACACTCAG GCTCCATGTTTGACTCCAGAGTGGAACAGGACAAGCCATGCTCAGACGGTCTTCTACACCGAGCAGAGATGCATACCGCTGCAGG GCTTAAGCCaccagctggaggagctgatggTGGAGGGGCTCCTGCTGCAGGTGTCTCTGCCAGAAGTCCAGAGCCTCTACCACGTTTTACTGGACCGAGCCAGCAGccagcacacaaacagatgcacGTCACCATCGCAGGAAAAGCCCACAGACTGTGACAAACACACGCCGTTCAACTCTCAGGGAACAAATCTGCCACTGAACCAG GATGAAGCCAGCGACGCGAGGGAGACCGTGATCGGCTCAGAGAAGAAAGCAAAGAGGCATCTGGAGAGGGAAGGTTTAGATGCGGAGCGCAGGGggaaggacaaaaaacactCTCACAAACGacagaagataaataaaaagaaccGGCAGCGCAGGCCGACCTCCACATCGTCCTCCCCGCGCTCAGATTTCTCCCAGTCCGACGACTCTGGCGAGGAGATGGCCGTGTGTCCAGCAGAGACGTGTCTGCTGCCGGAAGGAGACGAG GTGGATTGGGTCCAGTGTGACGGCAGCTGCAACCAGTGGTTTCACCAGGTCTGCGTCGGCGTCACGGCGGAGACGGCCGAGAAGGAGGACTACATTTGTGTCACATGTACACTGAACGACGGACACATGAGAAAATGA